caacttcaatcttttctccgtttatcatgatgttgcttattggtccagttgtgaggatttttgttttctttatgttgaggtgtaatccatactgaaggctgtggtctttgatcttcatcagtaagtgcttcaagccctccccactttcagcaagcaaggttgtgtcatctacatttCGCAGGtagttaacgagtcttcctccaatcttgatgtctcTTTAGTAGCTGTGAATTATTAGTAGTTTATTAACTATGGccagaaaaattaatgaaaattaaaaccaggaTGGAGAATCAACCTATTCCACATGCGCAATTATCCATCAGTAAGGGTAGgtttcaccacccatctgtcagtttgtcgtactgtggtgggttgcatgttgctgtaatgctggaaggtatgccactggtatttcaaatgctagcagggttacccatggtggacaggtttcaacagagctgacagactaggaagaaaggcctggcgatccacgtctgaaaattagccagtggaaacaggggtcaaaaaaaaaagttaaaatccaCTGGTGTACAGATTTTATGTCTTCTGGAATAATTTTTTATATCAGCAATTAAGCCTGAGCCATGACTTAGTTGTGCATTTGGTATATTCAGCCAATGATGGTTTATCTGGGACACGTTTCTCTACTTTTGTTGTTCTGTTTCAGGTCGTGTGGTGAATATCAGTAGTTTACAGGGTTCAAAAGCTCTGGAGGACTGCAGTGAAGACCTGCAGGAGAAGTTCCGGTGTGAAACGCTCACggaggaggacctggtggacCTCATGAAGAAGTTTGTGGAGGATACAAAAAACGAAGCCCACGAGAGGGAAGGCTGGCCCAGCTCAGCGTACGGTGTGTCCAAGCTGGGAGTCACGGTCTTATCGCGAATCCAGGCCAGGAATCTGGATGAGAAGAGAAAAGGCGACAGGATTCTGCTGAATGCCTGCTGTCCCGGCTGGGTGAAGACCAGCATGGCTGGGGATTACGGCTCCAGGACTGTGGAGGAGGGGGCCGAGACCCCTGTCTACTTGGCCCTCCTGCCTCCAGATGCTACTGAGCCTCACGGCCAGCTGGTCCAGGACAAAGTGGTCCAAAACTGGTGAATGTCTGCTTTGGAGTTTAAAGCTTAATAAATatctgtggaatgaatgaatgaattctgatTCCATTTCTCTCCACTGAGAAGAAGTGTCAATTAGAATCTCCCTGCCAGAAAGGTTTAAAGGTTTATCTCTGGaacaggacaatagtttcagggattcatccaaccttcatggatcCAGGAATTCTGGAGCCCATGAAAATTtgacattctgttctacattttcc
The window above is part of the Elephas maximus indicus isolate mEleMax1 chromosome 2, mEleMax1 primary haplotype, whole genome shotgun sequence genome. Proteins encoded here:
- the CBR3 gene encoding carbonyl reductase [NADPH] 3 isoform X2, whose translation is MCSTGFSVANFWAVDRQAFLLRHIWVQSNLQLNLFAAEHINHLHQAGTPTAPRHAESETLVDDPTPFDIQAEMTLKTNFFATRNVCTELLPIIKPHGRVVNISSLQGSKALEDCSEDLQEKFRCETLTEEDLVDLMKKFVEDTKNEAHEREGWPSSAYGVSKLGVTVLSRIQARNLDEKRKGDRILLNACCPGWVKTSMAGDYGSRTVEEGAETPVYLALLPPDATEPHGQLVQDKVVQNW
- the CBR3 gene encoding carbonyl reductase [NADPH] 3 isoform X1 gives rise to the protein MSSCSRVALVTGANKGIGFAIARELCRQFSGDVVLTARDEARGRAAVQQLQAEGLSPRFHRLDIDDLQSIRVLRDFLRREYGGLNVLVNNAGIAFKFDDPTPFDIQAEMTLKTNFFATRNVCTELLPIIKPHGRVVNISSLQGSKALEDCSEDLQEKFRCETLTEEDLVDLMKKFVEDTKNEAHEREGWPSSAYGVSKLGVTVLSRIQARNLDEKRKGDRILLNACCPGWVKTSMAGDYGSRTVEEGAETPVYLALLPPDATEPHGQLVQDKVVQNW